The Opitutales bacterium ASA1 genome window below encodes:
- a CDS encoding NAD(P)/FAD-dependent oxidoreductase, whose translation MKKNLLDVLVAGAGPVGLTAALCLNKAGVHVSVADAKSSGVTHSYALALHPASLSMFDDLGVVEPILAESTRVVRWAVFEKGRRVAAVPVAEPGAKFPFIAVLGQDVLERVLAHALGARGVPVHWNLRLARFGQSATSVRVELDELEERVIGYAAARFDWLVRKTHELETKFLLGADGHHSLVRRQLLIDFQEHRPAEHFAVFEFDASQLAKDEAVVVLHDDGVGVLWPLPGGRGRWSFAVDPAKYPEAIREKDHDPVQVLGSGVFPALESSFFHRLLAERAPWFETPIDHIYWRMLVRFEKRLAKRFGEGRVWLAGDAAHLMGPAGIQSMNVGLREAGDLARCMTEVLRGGQELPRLSEYNRQRTDEWQTLLGSCGRLVPGPEADPAVAARVETLLPCLPASGRELALFAARLGLRFTM comes from the coding sequence ATGAAGAAAAATCTGTTGGACGTTCTGGTAGCGGGTGCGGGTCCCGTGGGACTCACGGCGGCCCTTTGCTTGAACAAGGCTGGAGTGCACGTTTCGGTGGCGGATGCGAAATCGAGCGGGGTGACGCACAGCTACGCGTTGGCCCTGCATCCGGCGTCGCTTTCGATGTTCGACGATTTGGGCGTCGTGGAGCCGATACTCGCGGAATCGACGCGCGTCGTCCGGTGGGCGGTGTTCGAGAAGGGGCGTCGAGTTGCGGCGGTGCCGGTGGCGGAGCCCGGGGCGAAGTTTCCGTTCATAGCGGTGCTGGGACAAGACGTGCTGGAGCGGGTGCTGGCTCACGCTCTGGGAGCGCGAGGTGTTCCCGTGCATTGGAATCTGCGTCTGGCTCGCTTCGGCCAGAGTGCGACGTCGGTGCGAGTGGAATTGGACGAGTTGGAGGAGCGCGTGATCGGTTACGCCGCAGCGCGATTCGACTGGTTGGTGCGCAAGACGCACGAGTTGGAGACCAAGTTTCTTCTGGGGGCGGACGGGCATCACTCGCTCGTGCGGCGACAGTTGCTGATCGATTTTCAGGAACACCGTCCGGCAGAGCACTTCGCGGTGTTCGAGTTCGACGCGTCGCAGCTCGCAAAGGACGAGGCCGTGGTCGTGTTGCACGACGATGGGGTCGGAGTGCTGTGGCCGCTTCCCGGTGGACGTGGAAGGTGGAGCTTTGCCGTGGATCCGGCGAAGTATCCGGAGGCGATTCGCGAGAAGGATCACGATCCGGTGCAGGTCCTCGGCTCGGGTGTGTTTCCTGCGCTGGAGAGTTCGTTCTTCCATCGGCTGCTGGCCGAACGTGCGCCGTGGTTCGAGACTCCGATCGATCACATCTATTGGCGCATGTTGGTGCGGTTCGAGAAACGCTTGGCGAAGAGGTTCGGCGAGGGACGGGTTTGGCTGGCGGGCGATGCTGCGCATCTCATGGGCCCGGCGGGTATACAAAGCATGAACGTGGGCTTGCGCGAGGCCGGCGATCTCGCTCGGTGCATGACCGAAGTTCTCCGAGGGGGGCAGGAGCTGCCCCGGCTTTCGGAGTACAACAGGCAGCGGACCGACGAGTGGCAGACCTTGCTGGGAAGCTGTGGGCGACTCGTGCCCGGCCCGGAGGCGGATCCCGCGGTTGCGGCTAGGGTGGAGACGTTGCTGCCGTGTTTGCCGGCCTCCGGGCGCGAGCTGGCACTCTTTGCCGCGCGCTTGGGTCTGCGCTTCACGATGTGA
- a CDS encoding ATP-dependent Clp protease proteolytic subunit → MADSDNQPSSAPVGIKTLLQRKFLEQRKVFLWGEVNDETAEDLVEKFLYLELVAPGEPITFYINSPGGSITSGMAIYDTIKLLKSPVSVVVTGMAASMGSILLCSAPKGSRFVYPHARVLIHQPLISGRMIAPAVDINIQAKEMERLREELNGILAASSGQPLERIIKDTDRDFYMTAQEAIDYGLADKIVTSV, encoded by the coding sequence ATGGCCGACTCCGACAACCAACCCTCGAGCGCGCCCGTCGGCATCAAAACCCTCCTCCAGCGCAAGTTTCTCGAACAACGCAAGGTGTTCCTATGGGGTGAGGTCAACGACGAGACCGCCGAAGACCTCGTCGAGAAGTTCCTCTACCTGGAGCTCGTCGCCCCCGGGGAGCCGATCACCTTCTACATCAACTCTCCGGGCGGCTCGATCACCTCGGGCATGGCCATTTACGACACCATCAAGCTCCTGAAGTCGCCCGTCTCGGTCGTCGTCACCGGCATGGCGGCCAGCATGGGCTCGATCCTTCTCTGCTCCGCACCCAAAGGCAGCCGCTTTGTCTACCCGCACGCCCGCGTCTTGATCCACCAGCCCCTCATCTCCGGCCGGATGATCGCGCCTGCCGTCGACATCAACATCCAAGCGAAGGAAATGGAACGCCTGCGGGAAGAGCTCAACGGCATCCTCGCCGCTTCCAGTGGCCAACCACTCGAACGCATCATCAAGGATACCGACCGCGACTTCTACATGACGGCCCAAGAAGCGATCGACTACGGCCTCGCCGACAAGATCGTCACTTCGGTCTGA
- a CDS encoding DoxX family membrane protein yields MTRWITLVVRCIVGGLFVYAGWVKARAPDVFVRDIWNYRLIPEDFVFWIAAALPYLEVVAGVALITGFQRRGAHVLIASMLLTFVAALASAWMRGLDIACGCFGSAGTDASDYPLLIGRNLLMLAGIVYSARRMRADSAQQASRPA; encoded by the coding sequence GTGACTCGCTGGATCACCCTCGTCGTCCGCTGTATCGTGGGTGGTTTGTTCGTCTACGCCGGGTGGGTCAAGGCGCGTGCGCCCGACGTGTTCGTCCGCGACATCTGGAACTACCGGCTGATTCCAGAGGACTTCGTATTCTGGATTGCCGCGGCTCTACCCTATCTGGAGGTCGTCGCAGGCGTCGCCCTGATCACTGGTTTCCAGCGGCGTGGCGCGCATGTCTTGATCGCGTCGATGCTTCTGACGTTCGTCGCCGCACTCGCCTCGGCTTGGATGCGCGGGCTCGACATCGCTTGCGGATGCTTCGGGTCGGCGGGCACCGATGCATCCGACTATCCTCTGCTGATCGGCCGCAATCTCCTCATGCTGGCCGGCATCGTCTACAGCGCTCGTCGCATGCGCGCGGACTCCGCCCAGCAAGCTTCACGGCCCGCCTGA
- a CDS encoding DUF190 domain-containing protein, with the protein MKAIECAHRLEVIVSENDRYEGRPLYEAIVSKARELGLAGATVTRATMGFGASGRLHTAKVLSLSLDLPMVVDVVDREENLARLLPFLDQAVHGGLVTLQELKVVRHRDTDTQKDA; encoded by the coding sequence GTGAAGGCCATCGAATGTGCGCACCGGCTCGAAGTGATCGTGAGCGAGAACGACCGGTACGAAGGACGACCGCTCTACGAGGCGATCGTGTCGAAGGCACGTGAGCTCGGTCTCGCTGGTGCCACGGTGACACGAGCGACGATGGGCTTCGGCGCGAGCGGCCGTTTGCACACGGCGAAGGTCTTGAGCCTCTCCTTGGACCTACCGATGGTCGTCGACGTGGTCGATCGGGAGGAGAATCTCGCGCGGCTGTTGCCGTTTCTCGATCAGGCGGTGCACGGCGGTCTCGTGACGTTGCAGGAGCTGAAGGTCGTGCGCCATCGAGACACCGACACGCAGAAAGACGCATGA
- the crcB gene encoding fluoride efflux transporter CrcB, which yields MRVFLYIALGSALGGVARHWISGMVAARVGETFPWGTFVVNALGSLSIGVLAGFADSGRIGLSAEARQFLMVGLLGGFTTFSSFSLQTLRLMQDGDWGRAAGNVMGSVLVCLVAVVIGWRIARLFG from the coding sequence ATGCGAGTCTTCTTGTACATCGCGTTGGGATCTGCGCTCGGCGGCGTCGCCCGCCACTGGATCTCCGGCATGGTTGCCGCGCGAGTCGGCGAGACCTTCCCGTGGGGCACGTTCGTGGTGAACGCGCTCGGCTCGCTGAGTATTGGTGTGCTCGCCGGTTTTGCAGATTCGGGCCGAATCGGACTCTCGGCGGAGGCTCGGCAGTTTCTGATGGTGGGTCTCCTCGGTGGGTTCACGACTTTCTCGTCGTTCAGTCTTCAGACGCTGCGACTCATGCAGGACGGAGATTGGGGACGGGCCGCGGGCAACGTGATGGGAAGCGTGCTCGTGTGTCTCGTTGCGGTCGTCATCGGCTGGCGGATCGCACGGTTGTTCGGGTAG
- the infC gene encoding translation initiation factor IF-3: protein MATPPFSGRPNPYYRRNNDPFAGIRRNQRIRASEIRVILPDGRQAGVMPTSQALQIAQQAGLDLVEVAADATPPVCRVMDFGKYVYEQQKKSKDSKGSSTKVKEVKFRPRVETHDYMTKLRHAEEFLDHGNKVKLTLTFRGREMAHTAVGFETITRAVNDLNHVGHPDNEPKLMGRNIIIMMSPLPANKRKRKYTVDEEQESAPPPSKPTGA, encoded by the coding sequence ATGGCTACTCCTCCGTTTTCGGGTCGTCCGAATCCCTATTATCGTCGCAACAACGACCCATTTGCCGGAATCCGTCGCAATCAGCGGATTCGTGCTTCGGAGATCCGCGTGATCCTTCCGGACGGCCGACAAGCCGGTGTGATGCCGACCTCGCAGGCGTTGCAGATCGCGCAGCAGGCCGGACTCGACCTCGTCGAGGTCGCGGCCGACGCGACGCCACCTGTTTGCCGAGTGATGGACTTCGGCAAGTACGTCTACGAGCAGCAGAAGAAGTCGAAGGACAGCAAAGGCAGCTCCACCAAGGTCAAGGAGGTCAAGTTTCGGCCTCGTGTGGAAACACACGACTACATGACCAAGTTGCGGCACGCGGAGGAGTTCCTCGATCACGGCAACAAGGTGAAACTCACCTTGACCTTCCGCGGCCGTGAAATGGCACACACCGCCGTGGGCTTCGAAACGATCACGCGTGCGGTCAACGACCTCAATCACGTTGGACACCCCGACAACGAGCCGAAGCTGATGGGGCGCAACATCATCATCATGATGTCGCCGCTGCCGGCCAACAAACGGAAGCGCAAGTACACGGTCGACGAAGAACAGGAGAGCGCACCTCCGCCCTCCAAGCCGACCGGGGCGTAA
- a CDS encoding iron-sulfur cluster assembly accessory protein has product MSDTVTTIREGVREGSRVLVDLTETAVAKVRALREREGNGEFLRLAISGGGCNGLSYKMRFTPETRRGDILVRFDDVLVVVDSKSALYLKGTVLDYSHNLVAGGFKFSNPNAKASCSCGESFSV; this is encoded by the coding sequence ATGAGCGATACCGTCACGACGATTCGAGAGGGCGTGCGCGAAGGGAGCCGCGTCTTGGTCGATTTGACCGAGACTGCCGTGGCCAAGGTTCGTGCGTTGCGTGAGCGCGAAGGCAACGGCGAGTTCTTGCGCCTGGCCATCTCGGGTGGCGGCTGCAACGGTCTGTCCTACAAGATGCGATTCACTCCGGAGACACGCCGCGGCGACATTCTGGTCCGTTTCGACGACGTGCTCGTCGTCGTCGATTCGAAGAGTGCGCTCTATCTCAAGGGGACTGTCTTGGACTACTCGCACAATCTCGTGGCGGGCGGGTTCAAGTTTTCCAACCCGAACGCGAAGGCGAGTTGCTCGTGCGGCGAGAGCTTCAGTGTTTGA
- a CDS encoding 2-oxoglutarate dehydrogenase E1 component, whose protein sequence is MKLPAFNTPANLEIFDSYYARWKAAPDSVDASWRAFFEGFELAAGRSHGLDGSAEVDHHFAQSKVSSLIYAYRSIGHTQAHLDPLSPPPAPQPRLALEEFGLADSDLDTRFAAINYLDGGVHTLRSIVESLRETYCGVIGYEYMHMQDVEARRWVQHRIEPIRSRSSFQRDTQLRVLHKLYAAEMFERFLHTRYAGQKRFSLEGAETLIPMLDAIIDHCPTLDIREIVMGMAHRGRLNVLANTLGKSHDFIFEEFSENYIPNTVAGDGDVKYHLGYETKVKTTTGAEIEIRLAANPSHLEAVDAVVQGKARARQRIIGDLDRRRVLPLLIHGDAAFAGQGIVAETLNYSQLPGYRTGGTVHVIVNNQIGFTTSPDEARSSRYCTDIAKMIEAPIFHVNGDHPLEVALVAHIALEFRARFQRDVVIDMYCYRKHGHNETDEPMFTQPVLYQKIAKHPPTSQTFARRLLAEKIITEAEDKRAQEEHQTALEQALERVKKAEENPDRSARKFRESNAVFQPSFNFQPVDTSAGRDQLETVARGLTRIPRDFKINPKIKRLFESRWKAFQDGEPIDWGFAEALAFGTLLLDGTPVRLSGQDSERGTFSHRHSVLYDLETRARYVPLMHLAEQQERFCVYNSTLSEAGVLGFDFGYSLDYPKMLCIWEAQFGDFGNGAQVIIDQFIASSESKWQRVSGIVLLLPHGYEGQGPEHSSARLERFLQLCAEDNMQVCNVTTPAQIFHLLRRQMKREFRKPLVIMSPKSLLRHKAAVSPWSELTSGGFQEILDDPAAHTDAKRLVLCSGKVYYDLVEERTRRGATDTAIVRIEQLYPLHADLLRSVVARYRSVEKAIWCQEESQNMGAWSFIAPLVEQITGRRPLYVGREASASPAVGSLAIHKIELAQFLESTFTV, encoded by the coding sequence ATGAAGCTGCCAGCTTTCAACACTCCGGCCAATTTGGAGATTTTCGACTCCTACTACGCGCGTTGGAAAGCCGCTCCCGACTCCGTCGACGCCTCTTGGCGCGCGTTTTTCGAGGGCTTCGAACTCGCCGCCGGCCGTTCCCACGGACTCGATGGATCCGCTGAAGTAGATCACCACTTCGCGCAGTCCAAGGTCAGCTCTCTCATCTACGCCTACCGTTCGATCGGGCACACTCAAGCCCACCTCGATCCCCTGAGTCCTCCGCCTGCGCCACAGCCTCGGCTCGCACTAGAGGAATTCGGCCTCGCCGATTCCGATCTGGATACCCGGTTCGCCGCGATCAACTACCTCGACGGTGGGGTTCACACCCTTCGATCGATCGTCGAAAGTCTCCGCGAGACTTACTGCGGCGTCATCGGTTACGAGTACATGCACATGCAGGACGTCGAAGCCCGACGCTGGGTGCAGCATCGGATCGAACCCATTCGTTCGCGCTCCTCGTTCCAACGCGACACCCAGTTGCGCGTGCTGCACAAGCTCTACGCGGCGGAGATGTTCGAAAGGTTCCTCCACACGCGCTACGCCGGACAGAAGCGATTCTCGCTGGAGGGTGCCGAGACGCTCATCCCGATGCTCGACGCGATCATCGATCACTGTCCCACGCTCGACATCCGGGAAATCGTGATGGGCATGGCCCATCGCGGACGTCTCAACGTCCTCGCGAACACCCTCGGCAAGTCGCACGACTTCATCTTCGAAGAATTCTCCGAGAACTACATTCCCAACACCGTGGCTGGTGACGGCGACGTGAAGTACCACCTCGGCTACGAGACGAAGGTCAAGACCACCACGGGCGCGGAGATCGAGATTCGCCTCGCAGCCAACCCGAGTCACCTCGAAGCCGTCGATGCCGTCGTGCAAGGCAAGGCTCGCGCTCGCCAACGCATCATCGGCGACCTGGACCGCCGCCGAGTCTTGCCCCTCCTCATCCACGGCGACGCCGCGTTCGCCGGCCAAGGCATCGTCGCCGAAACCCTCAACTACTCCCAACTCCCCGGATACCGCACCGGCGGCACCGTTCACGTGATCGTGAACAACCAGATCGGCTTCACGACGTCACCGGACGAAGCCCGCTCCAGCCGATACTGCACCGACATTGCGAAGATGATCGAGGCACCGATCTTCCACGTGAACGGAGATCACCCGCTCGAAGTCGCCTTGGTCGCCCACATCGCGCTGGAGTTCCGCGCCCGTTTTCAGCGCGACGTCGTCATCGACATGTATTGTTACCGCAAACACGGCCACAACGAGACCGACGAGCCGATGTTCACACAGCCGGTCCTCTACCAGAAGATCGCCAAGCATCCGCCGACTAGTCAGACCTTCGCGCGTCGACTGCTGGCCGAGAAGATCATCACGGAAGCGGAAGACAAACGCGCCCAAGAAGAACACCAGACTGCACTCGAGCAGGCCCTCGAACGGGTCAAGAAGGCCGAAGAAAATCCCGACCGATCCGCGCGCAAGTTCCGCGAATCGAACGCGGTGTTCCAGCCTTCGTTCAACTTCCAACCCGTCGACACCTCCGCAGGACGCGACCAACTCGAAACGGTCGCGCGCGGCCTCACGCGCATCCCTCGCGATTTCAAGATCAACCCAAAGATCAAACGACTCTTCGAGTCCCGCTGGAAAGCGTTCCAAGACGGAGAGCCGATCGACTGGGGCTTCGCCGAAGCGCTCGCGTTCGGCACGCTCCTGCTCGACGGCACGCCGGTCCGCCTCTCCGGTCAGGACAGCGAACGCGGCACCTTCAGTCACCGCCACTCCGTCCTTTACGACTTGGAGACACGCGCCCGCTACGTCCCGCTGATGCACCTCGCCGAGCAACAAGAGCGATTCTGCGTCTACAACAGCACGCTCTCCGAAGCCGGCGTACTCGGCTTCGATTTCGGCTACTCGCTCGACTACCCGAAGATGCTCTGCATCTGGGAAGCGCAATTCGGCGATTTCGGCAACGGCGCCCAAGTGATCATCGATCAATTCATCGCCAGCTCGGAATCGAAGTGGCAACGAGTCAGCGGCATCGTGCTCCTCCTCCCGCACGGCTACGAAGGCCAAGGCCCCGAGCACTCCTCGGCAAGGTTGGAGCGCTTCTTGCAGCTGTGCGCCGAAGACAACATGCAGGTCTGCAACGTCACGACTCCCGCGCAGATATTCCACCTTCTGCGACGTCAAATGAAGCGAGAGTTCCGCAAACCCCTCGTGATCATGTCGCCCAAGAGCCTGCTCCGCCACAAAGCGGCCGTGTCGCCATGGTCGGAACTCACCTCCGGAGGCTTTCAGGAAATCCTCGACGACCCGGCTGCCCACACCGACGCCAAGCGACTCGTGCTCTGCAGCGGCAAGGTCTACTACGATCTCGTCGAAGAACGTACACGTCGTGGCGCCACGGATACGGCCATCGTTCGGATCGAACAACTCTACCCGCTGCACGCGGATCTACTTCGCTCCGTCGTAGCCCGCTACCGCTCCGTCGAAAAGGCGATCTGGTGCCAAGAAGAGTCGCAAAACATGGGCGCGTGGAGCTTCATCGCACCGCTCGTCGAACAAATCACGGGTCGTCGCCCGCTCTACGTCGGTCGCGAGGCCAGCGCGAGTCCCGCCGTCGGTTCGCTCGCCATTCACAAGATCGAACTCGCCCAATTCCTGGAATCGACATTCACCGTCTGA
- the odhB gene encoding 2-oxoglutarate dehydrogenase complex dihydrolipoyllysine-residue succinyltransferase, producing the protein MATEVKIPAMGESITSGILASWRVSDGDTVKKDQPLYELETDKITSEGVAEIDGVIRITVEAGTEVGIGQVVATIDPAATVSKPATAPDAASDKAEAPHTTATPASPAVRRIAEETGVDPAAVPGSGKGGRVTKGDMLQAVENFKKSSASPAPAKPAPETPPAKTPPVPPAAAPQTASAGSRTTRKRMTPLRAKIAQRLVQVKNETAMLTTFNEVDMSAVRDLRTRYQDDFVKRYGVKLGFMSLFVKAAVHALKEVPGINAVIDGDDIVQNHYYDVGVAVSTERGLMVPVVRDCDRKHFAEIENDIAAYAKKARDGKVTLDDLAGGVFTITNGGIFGSLLSTPIINPPQSAILGMHAIQDRPVAVDGQVVIRPMMYLALSYDHRIVDGREAVTFLVKMKQVLEDPARLLIGV; encoded by the coding sequence ATGGCCACCGAAGTCAAAATCCCGGCGATGGGCGAATCCATCACCAGCGGCATCCTCGCCTCTTGGCGCGTCAGCGACGGCGACACCGTCAAGAAGGACCAGCCGCTCTACGAACTCGAGACCGACAAAATCACGTCCGAAGGCGTGGCCGAAATCGACGGTGTGATCCGCATCACCGTCGAGGCCGGAACGGAAGTCGGCATCGGACAAGTCGTCGCCACGATCGATCCCGCGGCCACCGTTTCGAAGCCCGCTACCGCTCCCGACGCAGCCTCCGACAAGGCGGAAGCTCCGCACACCACCGCGACGCCGGCATCACCCGCAGTGCGCCGCATCGCCGAAGAGACCGGCGTCGACCCGGCAGCCGTCCCGGGCTCCGGGAAGGGCGGTCGCGTGACGAAGGGCGACATGCTTCAGGCCGTCGAGAACTTCAAAAAATCCTCCGCCAGCCCCGCTCCGGCCAAACCCGCTCCTGAAACGCCGCCCGCGAAGACGCCACCCGTCCCCCCCGCCGCTGCACCGCAAACCGCCTCCGCCGGCTCGCGCACGACCCGCAAGCGCATGACGCCCCTGCGTGCGAAGATCGCGCAGCGCCTCGTCCAAGTGAAGAACGAGACCGCGATGCTCACGACCTTCAACGAGGTCGACATGTCCGCCGTCCGCGATCTTCGCACCCGCTATCAGGACGACTTCGTGAAGCGTTACGGCGTGAAGCTCGGCTTCATGTCGCTCTTCGTGAAAGCCGCCGTCCATGCGCTGAAGGAAGTGCCCGGCATCAACGCCGTCATCGACGGCGACGACATCGTCCAGAACCACTACTACGACGTCGGCGTCGCCGTATCCACGGAACGGGGACTGATGGTTCCCGTCGTTCGCGACTGCGACCGCAAACACTTCGCCGAGATCGAGAACGACATCGCCGCCTACGCCAAGAAGGCCCGCGACGGCAAAGTCACGCTCGACGATCTCGCCGGCGGCGTCTTCACCATCACCAACGGCGGCATCTTCGGATCGTTGCTCTCCACGCCGATCATCAACCCGCCGCAGAGCGCCATCCTCGGCATGCACGCGATCCAAGATCGCCCGGTCGCCGTCGACGGCCAGGTCGTGATCCGGCCGATGATGTACCTCGCCCTCTCCTACGACCATCGAATCGTCGACGGCCGCGAAGCCGTCACGTTCCTCGTCAAAATGAAGCAAGTCCTCGAGGATCCCGCCCGCCTCCTCATCGGCGTCTGA
- the lpdA_2 gene encoding dihydrolipoyl dehydrogenase, which produces MASEYDLVVIGAGPGGYVCAFRAAQLGLKVALIERRATLGGTCLNVGCIPSKALLHSSELFAFARDHARDHGISTGEVAIDVAAMMKKKDAVVTKLVGGIAALAKARKVTVVHGEARIVSAGRVSVRSTENETELAAKNIVVATGSAPVELPFMKFDGRAIVSSDEAIAFDRVPSRLVVVGGGAIGLELGSVWARLGSKVTVVEFLPKIVAAYDDDVVRHFSRSLQKQGLAIETGAKVTGTRKDGDALVLTAERDGKALEFAADKVLVAVGRRPYTDGLGLAEAGVTLDEKKRIRVDAHLRTNVEGIWAIGDVVAGPMLAHKAEEDGVAVAEWIAGKAGHVNWDLVPAIVYTDPEVASVGLGEDGAKAEGRAVKVGKFNFAANGRALAADATDGFVKIVADAATDRILGAQIVGRGAGELISEVVTHMEYGGSAEDLGRTIHAHPTMSEAVKEAGLAVSKSAIHAL; this is translated from the coding sequence ATGGCATCTGAATACGATCTCGTCGTCATCGGCGCCGGACCCGGCGGCTACGTCTGCGCGTTTCGCGCCGCACAACTCGGCCTGAAGGTCGCGTTGATCGAAAGACGCGCCACGCTCGGCGGCACCTGTCTCAACGTCGGGTGCATCCCCAGCAAAGCGCTGCTGCACTCGAGCGAACTCTTCGCTTTCGCCCGCGATCACGCCCGAGACCACGGCATCTCCACCGGCGAGGTCGCCATCGATGTCGCTGCGATGATGAAGAAGAAGGACGCCGTCGTCACCAAGCTCGTCGGCGGCATTGCCGCGCTCGCCAAAGCCCGCAAGGTCACCGTCGTCCACGGCGAGGCACGCATCGTGTCCGCCGGCCGCGTCTCGGTGCGTTCGACCGAGAACGAGACCGAACTCGCGGCGAAAAACATCGTGGTCGCCACCGGTTCCGCGCCGGTCGAGCTACCATTCATGAAGTTCGACGGCCGCGCGATCGTTTCCTCCGACGAGGCGATCGCCTTCGACCGAGTTCCTTCCCGTCTCGTCGTCGTCGGGGGGGGAGCCATCGGTCTCGAACTTGGCTCCGTCTGGGCTCGTCTCGGCAGCAAGGTCACCGTTGTCGAGTTTCTGCCCAAGATCGTCGCCGCCTACGACGACGACGTCGTGCGCCATTTCTCGCGCAGCCTCCAGAAGCAAGGCCTCGCGATCGAGACCGGAGCGAAGGTCACCGGCACGCGCAAGGACGGCGACGCGCTCGTCTTAACCGCCGAACGCGACGGGAAAGCGCTCGAATTCGCCGCCGACAAAGTATTGGTCGCCGTCGGTCGCCGGCCTTACACCGACGGTCTCGGACTCGCGGAAGCCGGCGTCACGCTCGACGAAAAGAAGCGCATCCGAGTCGATGCCCACCTTCGCACGAACGTCGAAGGCATCTGGGCGATCGGCGACGTCGTCGCCGGCCCAATGCTCGCCCACAAGGCCGAGGAGGACGGTGTCGCCGTCGCCGAATGGATCGCCGGCAAGGCCGGACACGTGAACTGGGATCTCGTCCCCGCCATCGTCTACACCGACCCCGAAGTCGCCTCCGTCGGCTTGGGCGAAGACGGAGCCAAAGCCGAAGGTCGCGCGGTCAAGGTCGGCAAGTTCAACTTCGCCGCCAACGGTCGCGCCCTGGCCGCCGATGCCACCGACGGATTCGTCAAGATCGTCGCCGACGCTGCCACCGATCGCATTCTCGGCGCACAGATCGTCGGACGCGGTGCAGGCGAGCTCATCTCCGAAGTCGTCACCCACATGGAGTACGGTGGCAGCGCCGAAGATTTGGGCCGCACGATCCACGCGCACCCCACCATGAGCGAAGCCGTCAAGGAAGCCGGCCTCGCCGTATCCAAGAGCGCAATACACGCGCTCTGA
- a CDS encoding VOC family protein: MAVGKLLHTRMRLNDVERSVRFYTDALGLEVTRRHTSPRGAQLVFLKAPASEEEIELCQMPAGAAPVQVQPDLMHLAFEVDDLAAFSKELEGKGYALSDGPTTTSSGSVIAFIDAPEGYEVELIQRR; the protein is encoded by the coding sequence ATGGCAGTAGGAAAGCTTTTGCATACGCGGATGCGGTTGAACGACGTGGAGCGCTCGGTGCGCTTCTACACGGACGCCCTGGGCTTGGAGGTGACGCGGCGACACACGTCACCGCGCGGGGCTCAGTTGGTGTTTCTGAAGGCACCGGCGAGCGAGGAAGAGATCGAGCTGTGCCAGATGCCTGCGGGCGCGGCACCCGTGCAGGTGCAGCCGGATCTGATGCATCTCGCGTTCGAGGTGGACGACCTGGCGGCGTTCTCGAAGGAGCTGGAGGGCAAAGGCTACGCGTTGAGCGACGGGCCGACGACGACTTCGAGTGGTTCGGTGATCGCGTTCATCGACGCGCCCGAAGGTTACGAAGTGGAGTTGATCCAGCGCCGCTGA